TCGCCGACGGTGCAACGCTGACGCTGGTGCTGAACGGCGTAACCGTGAACAAGGTCTACGACGTGCAACCCCGCGCGGGGCAGATTCAGATTCAGATCGAAGGCGCGGAGATCTTCTTCCGCCGCATCGCGCTGGAACCGCTGAAGACCGAGACGCCGCAGCGCGCGAAGCGCTTCTTCTACAACAGCGACGGTGACAACATGTTCATCTATGCCGATACGCCCATGTCGCCGGAGAACGTGTATGCCTACATCGATCCCATCGGCGAAACGCAGGTGACCACCTATTCCTTTTCGCCCAACATAGGCATGTTGATGAACTACCCGTCAAAAGTGGCGGAGCTGATCGGTCGGGACGTGAGCGAGAAACTCGCGGCCACCGTGGCGGACGGGGTGGCGACCAACCCCGTAACCACCGAGCGCGGTGTGCAGAATCTTCGCAGCCTCATCGCGGCGGGCCACGATCCCCTTGCGCTGGTGCTGGGCCGCGCAAAGGAGAAGGGAATGGAGACTTTCATTTCCTTCCGTCTCAACGAAGTCCACGCCGTGGAATACGAAGCGCAGGATCACATGATCCTCTCCAACTTCTGGAAGGCCCATCCGGAATGGCGCATTGGCAAAGTGGCCGATCCGCTGCGGCCAATCTACTCCGAGATTCTCGGGCCGCGCGTCCACCCCATCGTGGGCACCTGGCTCCCCGCCGGCCTGAACTTCGCCATCCCCGAAGTCCGCGCCCAGCGTCTGGCGGAACTCAAGGAGCTCGCGGAAAACTACGACGCCGACGGCCTCGAACTCGACTTTCAGCGCTTCCCCATGTATTTCCCCCAGGGAAAAGAGCATGAACACATCGAAACCATGACCGCGTGGATGCGAGAGGTTTCCGCCATGGTGAAGGCGGCGGGCCAAAAACGCGGGCGGCCACTGCTTCTCTCCGCCCGCATCATGGCCACGCCCGAGCAAAACCTCGGCATCGGCCTCGATCCCGTCACCTGGGCCAACGAGGGCCTTATCGACTTCGTCATTGTGAGCCACTACCTGCGCAACGATTACCCCCTCCCCCTGCGCGCCTTCCGCGATCTGCTGCCGGAAAGCATGCCCATCTACGCGTCCATCGAAGTCGAGCCGAAGGTGGAGACCTACCGCGACATCGCCCGGCAACTCTACCTCGACGGCGCGGACGGGATCATGCTCTTCAATTTCTTCACCACCCGCGAGCGCGGCGAAGAGCCGCCCATGGGACTGCTGAAGGAATTGGGCAGCGCGGGTATGATTACTCCCCGATAGCGAAAGTGAGCCTTTTCATACGGTCCAGAGTCCTCAACCAACGTTAGTCGCCCATGCACTCACCTTCCGTTCATCAAGCACTTATTTCGTCCAGCCTGGCCATCGTCGAGAATGGCCACTGGAGTCCCGGTATCAGCGATCCCACCGCCATGGGACTTGTTGTTTTCCTGTTCTACTTCGGGGGGGCGGCGGTCTGTCTCTTCCGCGCCTGGCGCTGCTTTCGCACGCCCGAGTTGCGCCGGGTGGCTTTTCGATTCTGGCTGTTCTGCGGGATTGCTCTCTTCCTGTTCGGCGTGAACAAGCAACTCGACCTGCACCAACTCATCACCCAGTATGGCAGGGACTGGGCCCGGGCCGATGGCTGGTATGAAAACCGTCGCGCGATCCAGTCCATCTTCATAAAATGCCTGGCGGGAGCCGCCGCAGTGGTGTTCCTTGCCATAATCTGGGCCCTGCGCGGCATGCCGCTCCGCTACTATATCGCGCTGACCGGCCTCATGTTTCTCGGGTTCTACGTCCTCGTCCGCGCGGCGTCGTTCCATCATGTGGACCGCTTTCTCGGCCTCGGCACCGAAGGCTTCCGACTGGCGTGGCTGGTGGAGTTAGGCGGGATAACCATCACCGCCGCCGCCGCGCTGCTGCCTCACGGCGACGTTCGGAGTGTCGCGCCGCCGAAACAAAAGTCGACCTCGGAATATTGATGCAATCCGCTGAAGCGGGCATTCAACCCATTCGTTACCGCGGCCCTTGGAGTCCCTTCCGGCGGGATACCGTTCCGGATATAGACCGTGGGTGTATCCTTGCTTGCCTGCCAGGCGTAGCCCAATGGACGAGTCGGAACCTTTTTTCGTTGGTATCCATAGCACTTCCAGAAAAATCGTCTTGACGGTTGCATTTTCGTTACATAATAGTACTCTCGCTGAAAAACTGATAAGGATTCGTTAACAGATCTCGTTTCTGAGTAATGGACCTGTCTCGCGGAAAAACGACTACGAATGCAGAAAAGCACGTATGAAAGAGCGGCTGCGCGGAAGAACGATTATAATTTCTGAAAAACGATTACAAGTGGCCCACTTCGCGGAAAAACTGTTACGGACTTGGCTTTTCAGTCTCCAAAGGCCAGCCGCCGCACCTGAGCGGCCACTTTCGCGAAGCGCTTCTCGATACCGGGAGCCCCTTTTTTGACCGCGATGAGGTCCACCCGTGTCGTTTTCCGACGTGGCGTCTTCCAGTTTTCCGCGTCGAAGGCCCCCAAAATGTCGAACCCAGCCTTCTCCAGCAGACGCTTGACCAGCGCGAGATCGTAGACCCGCTCCCGGATCACCGAGGTATTTCCCGTGTTGATGCGGACATACGACTCGGCGATGGCTTTCTTTTTGTCGTATTCACTGGACCAGCGGCTCGTGAATCCGTCGTTATCCTCCGTCCAGGACTGGCCTTCGAAGTGCTCCGTCACCATGCGCTCGGTGATAATGTCCGCGTAGAGTATCCCGCCGTCGCGGAGCGCGCCGTGCAGTTGCACGAAAGCCTCCCCAAGCTCCTCTTCCTCCAGCAGAAAATTCAGACTGTCGAAGAGACAGGTGATGAGTTCGAAGGAGTCCCGATACGGCAGGGCGCGCAGGTCGGCGACCGCAAGCGGCAGGGCCGTGTCCTTTTTCTTTCCCGTCTGGATCATCGCGGGAGAGAGATCGCTGCCCAAAGTGTCCCAACCGGTCTTGCGGAGCATGGACACGAGCGTGGCAGTACCGCAGGCGGCGTCGAGATGGCGAATCGGTTCTTTCACCAGATCCGCGAGGGCGGTAGTCGTGAAGAACCATCGGTCATAATTCACATGGGACATGAGCGGATCGTAGTAGCGGGCGAGGTCCGCAAAGGCATCCGGTGTGTTCACGCCGGGTATTCCCGCTCGACCCAATCGAGAAATTCTTCGGCAACGGGATCGACCACCTCTTTGGACTGAAGGTGCTCGAACTTGGCGCGGGCCACATAGCGCAGCGCCGCTTCGAGGCCCTGCTCCCGCGCAAGCGTCCGCGCCTTCGCGGCTTCGGGGAATTTGCGGGTGGGCTCGCTGAAGTCCGCCAGGTAGATTAACTGACCCGTGCGCCCCAGCCCCGGCCGGCCCGTGGTGTGCCAGTAGATCGCGTTGTAAACATCTTCATCGTCGATGCCGAGCTCCTCGCGGCACTCTTCGGCGGCCACGGGACCGTGGAGCAGCATGGGGACCTGAAGCTGGGTTTCGCTGATGTCCAGACCATAGCCCCGGGCACGGGCCAGGAGCACATCGCCCGATTGGGTGCGGCAGAGATCGTGCAGCATGCCCGCCGTCACCACTTCATCGTGGGGCACGCCCGCTTTCACGGCGAGCGACGCGGCGTATTCCGCCACGAAGATACAATGGCTGACCTTGTCTTCGGGCAGGTTTTCCCGAAGAATCCCAAGAAATTCCTTGTATCGGCGCATCTTAACGATGGGCATGGTAGAGACCCCGTTCCTGAACAATGTCAAACACGGCGGGCGGCAGACTGTCGGCGGCGGCATCGCCTTCGGCGAGGCGGCGGCGCACGTCGGTCGAAGACATGAGGCTCTCGGCAAAGGGCAGCATCTCGTAGTGGCCTTCGAGCACGGCGGGAATCGCCCGCACCTCGCTGGGCCGGGGCAGTACGAGCAGACGCGCTTCATCCAGAATGCCCTGGGGTGATCGCCATCCGGGCAGATCGATCAGGGCATCCTGCCCGATGATCAGAAAAAACTCGGCGTCGGGATAGAGGCCGCGCAGGGCTTTCATCGTGTCGGCCGTGTAGGAAGGGCCTTCACGGTGCAGTTCGAGATCGCAGGGCTCCAGCCCCGGCTCGCTCTTCAATGCGGCCTCCACCATGGCATAGCGGTCATCCGCCGGGGTGATCTCGTCGCCGCCTTTGTGGGGCGGATCGGCGGAGACCACAAAGAGCACCCGATCCAGCCCCTTGTGCGCCAGGGCCGCGCGGCCGATGTCCACATGGGTGCGGTGGATGGGGTCGAAAGTTCCGCCGAAGACACCGATGCGCAATTGCCTACTCCCGAATCTGGCCGTTGCCGCGAATGACGTATTTCTGCGTGGTCAGCCCTTCGAGCGCCATGGGGCCGCGCACATGGAGCTTATTCGTGCTGATGCCAATTTCCGCGCCCAGGCCAAATTCGAATCCATCCGTAAAACGCGTGGAGGCATTGACGTACACGGTTGCGCTGTCCACCTCGTCCAGGAAGCGCTCGGAAGCTTCGTAACTCTCCGTGATGATGGCGTCGGAATGGTGCGAACCGTACTCATTGATATGGGCAATCGCTTCATCCAGGGACGCCACGATCTTGATGGACAGGATCTTGTCCACATACTCCGTCACCCAGTCTTCATCCGTCGCTTCCTTGCAGGGGATGAGCTGGCGGGTCCGGTCGCAACCGCGAATTTCGCAGCCGAGGCTGGCCAGTTCGCGGGCGATCTCCGGCAGCAGCATGGGGGCGGCGGCCTCATGGACCAGCAGGGTCTCCATGGCGTTGCACACGCCGGGCCGCTGCATCTTGGCGTTAATCGCAATGGACTTGGCCATGTGCTCGTCGGCGTCTTCGTGGAGATAGGTGTGGCACACGCCATCGAGATGGGCGATGACGGGAATGCGGGAGTTTTCGTAGATGAAGGTAATCAGTCCCTTGCCGCCGCGGGGCACGATCACGTCGATATACTTGTCCAGCTTGAGCATCGCGGCCACCGCCTCGCGATCCGTCGTGCCCAGCATCTGCACGGCATGATCCGGAACGCCCGCGCTCTTCGCACCCTCAATGAAAATCTGGGCAATCGCAGTATTGGAGAAAAAGGCTTCCGAGCCGCCGCGCAGGATGCAGGCATTGCCCGATTTAAGACAGAGCGCCGCGGCGTCCGCCGTCACGTTGGGCCGGCTTTCATAAATGATGCCCACCACGCCGATGGGCTGGCGGATCCGCGCCATGCGCAGGCCGTTCGGGTGGACATATTGCTGGTCCACATCGCCCACGGGATCGGGCAACGCCGCGACCTGCTCCAGGCCCTCGGCCATGCCTTCGATCCGCTCATCGGTCAGTTCCAGGCGATCCAGCATGGCGCTGGAGAGGCCCTTTTCGCGACCCAGCGCGAGGTCTTTCGTGTTTTCCGCCTTCAGGCGCGCGCCTTCGGCCCGAAGACGCCGCGCAATCTCGATCAGCGCGGCATCCTTCACGCGGCGCGACAACGAGCGCAGCGCATTCGACGCCGCGCGGGCCTGACGCCCGATGCTATTCAATTCCTGCTCTAGACTCATTCGACATCCTGCGATAGCTGGTCCCGAAGGGGAATTCGGGGGAAGCGCGTGCTTTGTGGGTAATTCGGCATAGTATGCCATAAGGCAGTTGACAGTTGACAGTTGACAGTGGATAGTTGACAGCGAAGAAAGAATCTGTCCAATCCGCGAGATCAGTCAGATCAGTCAGATCGGCCTAATCAGTCCTATCCGTCGAATCCGTCCTATCGAGCCCGCCGCGCCACTGTCAACTGTCAACTGTCAACTGCTCGCCTTATTCGCTCAATCTGATACAGGTGATACAAATCATGGGCCGCGTACATCCGCACCATCGTGGACAGGGTCTCGTTGCCACGCTGGGAATGGATACCGTAGCGCGCCCACTGGTCGCCCCTCACCCGACGCAACAGGCGCAGGTTCATGGCGCGTACGTTCGCGAAATCCGTTAGCGCCTCTTCCAGGCCGAATTCATCCGGAAAGAGGTTGGCAATCCAACGGTCGGGGTCCATTGCCGCCAGGGGCGAACCCTCCTCCGCGAGAACGATCCGAAATCGCGTTCCAAGCACCAGTTCCACATGAGCCAGGTGCTGCACCACGTTCAACACGGACCACTTCCCCGGCGCCTCCGGCGTACGCAGTTTGTCCTCTGACACCGCTTCCGCCGCCGCACGCAGGGCGGAAGGCGTCGCCTCAAACACGGAAAAGGGTTCCCGATCACCAAGGTAATCCATCATGGTTTTCGTGTAGGCGGGTGTATCGCCCTGAGCAAGATCGGAAGGTTGAGACATGGGAAGAACTCCTGTGGGTTGGGGCCGGAGAATTATGGTAGCACGGGAATATGCGCACAGGGCGGGTTCCGCCGGCAAGGCGCACAGGCCGCAACCCACGTCAAGCGGAAGCGTATGTGCAATACTTACCCGAGCAACCACACCTCCGCCACCTGGCAACCTCTCCCCCCGACAAGGTCCCATTGCAGTTCCAGGTTCCCGTCGCTCGTGGCCTCCCGGGGTATGGGGAATTCCTGCGGCGCAACGGGGTCGGACTGGGAAACCGGGCCATGGACCTCGTGGGAGCCATCCGCCCGAAGGGTCATCGTCGCCTTGAAGCGTCCGGCATAGACGACACGTACCCGATAGGCGCGGTTCGGGTCCAATCCCTCATAGCGCATTTTCAACGGCGTTCCATAAAGGGTCTGGGCCTGATCCGCCCACGACAGGCGCCACCCTTCCGCCGGGCGCATGAACTCCACCATCGCCGTGGAGACGCCTCCGGGATCTTGCGCCCAGGCCGTGTCCGCCACGAGGTGAGGCTGTCGGCCCACGCGTCCAAGGTCGTCGTAGAAGCCCCCTTCCGGATTCCGCTCCCAGTCGCAAAGCGCCAGAATTCGGCTTCGGGCCGCCGCCTCGTCGAGGCCGCCATCCTTCAATCCAGCTTCCACCTTCGCCAGCTCGGCCTCCCACCAGCCGCGATTGTTCAGCGGCGTGTCAAGGAATTCCAAAATGGCGCCGCGCTCCGGGTTCATCGCCTTGAACCGCTTCACGTCGAGTTGAATTCCTATGAGGCGGAAAAGCGCCGGGCCAAACTTGTTCAGCTCTTTTCTCAGGGGCGCGAGCTCCGGGTGCTTCCCCGAATCGCGAAGTGCCTTACGGGCAGTCTTTATCGCCTCGGGAAGATCCCCCGCCACATCCGCGCGCAGCGACGCAATGGCGGCCTCTTCCCGCGCCCGCTCCGCCGCCGACCGCTTCTGGACGTAGTCATCGTACAGCGCGCGGAGATAAATCATCTGAAAGCGCCAGTTCTCCTTCAACGCCTTGCCGCCCTCCGCCGCCATGGCCCGCCAGTGTGCGGCCGTGGGCGCGATGGAGGCATTGTTCGCCAGCGGACCGACCCAGTTGTCCTCCAGCGCGAGCAAGCCCTTTGCAACCGCTTCCCCGTGCTTCCCGCCAATGAAATAGCGGCCATACGCCGCAAGAACTTCAGCGGGATCGGCCTCCGGATTCCAGCCGTACTGGCTCCAGAGCATTTTGTTCACGTCGTCGTGCACCCCTTCCGAGTAGGCGACAAAGCCGCGGGCATAAGGCATGAAGGTATTGTGTATCTGCTGCATGGCGCGCGGTCGCGCATTGAAGGACTCGCGCCCAAGGGTCAGTGCGAAAGCCGGATCCCACTCCGGAACGGGATACTGGCAGCGAACGCTGTGGGTGATGTCCGGATAACGCCGGATGGGATACTGGGCCGGTGTTCGCTCGCGCATCTCCTGGATGCCGATCTTGGCCCAGGGGCCAAAGGCCGCACCCGCGAACCACGGGGGCCGATGCTCTTGCAGATAGGTGAAGAAGGTATCGTTTTCTTCGGGCTCGAAGCCCTGATTGGACACCCAGAATCCCACACCCGGATGAGGGCCCTGGAGCGCCGGCGCCGTTTCGGCCAGCCAGTTCATCAACAGCCCCGGCTCGTTGCTGCCGGGATCCCCTCCCGCCACGAACACCTGGTCCACATGGGGCATCGCGGAAAAGAGGCGCGCCCAGGCGGCGCGGGTTTCGCCCGCGGCGGCCAAATTGGTCAGGTCCTCCTGGAGCGACATCCAGAGCCACACCTCCAACCCATAGGCATGGATCAATTCCGATAAGGCAATATTCCTGGCCCACATCGTGGAGTCCATATGGACACTCTCGCGCGCGGTGGGGTCGATCGTGGGAGACAATTCAATCGCATTCGCGCCAAACACAATCAGGTCGCGGATGTACTGATCGAAAGTATCCAGATCCCAGGCGTCAATGGTGTTGTTCATGTCGCCATAGCCCATCTGGTGCCCCCGCAACGGGACCACCGGCGCACTGGCGACGGGCGCGATCACGGGCAGCGCGGGGTCGGCGCTGAAGTCGATGGAACGCAACACATGGGCGGCGGCAAAGAGCACACCGCGATGATCGACGCCGAGGCAGAAGACCCGGGGGACTCCGTCCTTCGATTCCGTCCAGATGGCATAGCCCTCTGGACGTTCCGGCAGCGCGAGGTTCGTCGGCAACGCAGCGGCCAGGTCCGGGCTGGAGTCGGGGGTGCCCAAAATAATCGCGGGGATTCCCGGGTTCACCGCGCCGGCGCGCCTGATCAACAGACCCGGCACCCGCGCTGCGAGTTCCTTCTCGATCAACATGGATGCCCCGGACGTCGCTTCCGCGCCGGTCGACGGCACGACGAGTTCCCATACCCCGGTCGGCTCGGTCCAGGCGTGCTGCAAGCCGAACAGGAGCATGAGGGTCAATATGCGGGAGAAGAAACTATAGGCGGAGCGGTGCATGGGAGAATTCCATAAGAGTCGTAGTACGGCCGTTGGTCGCAACCAGAACAACGGAACCGCACATCGGCGTGGATAGTCGCAAACTTGATTGATGAAGGCGATTGAAGTGATGAGAAGCGAGAATGGACGCGAATAGCCCGTTGCCCTTGACGCTTGCAGATGGGCCATGATGACGTGGCATATGTTCTGTAAATTGAAAATGCGACCACGCATTCGTTCCAATCTTGGGTAGCTAACCAAGAACAAGATAGGAC
This Candidatus Hydrogenedentota bacterium DNA region includes the following protein-coding sequences:
- the nadD gene encoding nicotinate (nicotinamide) nucleotide adenylyltransferase, coding for MRIGVFGGTFDPIHRTHVDIGRAALAHKGLDRVLFVVSADPPHKGGDEITPADDRYAMVEAALKSEPGLEPCDLELHREGPSYTADTMKALRGLYPDAEFFLIIGQDALIDLPGWRSPQGILDEARLLVLPRPSEVRAIPAVLEGHYEMLPFAESLMSSTDVRRRLAEGDAAADSLPPAVFDIVQERGLYHAHR
- the yqeK gene encoding bis(5'-nucleosyl)-tetraphosphatase (symmetrical) YqeK — translated: MPIVKMRRYKEFLGILRENLPEDKVSHCIFVAEYAASLAVKAGVPHDEVVTAGMLHDLCRTQSGDVLLARARGYGLDISETQLQVPMLLHGPVAAEECREELGIDDEDVYNAIYWHTTGRPGLGRTGQLIYLADFSEPTRKFPEAAKARTLAREQGLEAALRYVARAKFEHLQSKEVVDPVAEEFLDWVEREYPA
- a CDS encoding DUF1080 domain-containing protein encodes the protein MLRTLPCCLALLLSPLVPAAEPIIPTTPIELFNGRDLSGWYPALQGQAVGENPGDIVKVSDGLLHISGDARGCLSTDAAYANYRLVAEFKWGGGAYGDREGKARDCGFQIHAVGEDGAFHGLWKNAIAAQMIEGGTGDILVLGDGTDAFQVTGPVAAEQQAGSWLFQPDGRLQTVNAGRVNWWGRDPEWKDEYGYRGARDLEKPAGEWNRFEVIADGATLTLVLNGVTVNKVYDVQPRAGQIQIQIEGAEIFFRRIALEPLKTETPQRAKRFFYNSDGDNMFIYADTPMSPENVYAYIDPIGETQVTTYSFSPNIGMLMNYPSKVAELIGRDVSEKLAATVADGVATNPVTTERGVQNLRSLIAAGHDPLALVLGRAKEKGMETFISFRLNEVHAVEYEAQDHMILSNFWKAHPEWRIGKVADPLRPIYSEILGPRVHPIVGTWLPAGLNFAIPEVRAQRLAELKELAENYDADGLELDFQRFPMYFPQGKEHEHIETMTAWMREVSAMVKAAGQKRGRPLLLSARIMATPEQNLGIGLDPVTWANEGLIDFVIVSHYLRNDYPLPLRAFRDLLPESMPIYASIEVEPKVETYRDIARQLYLDGADGIMLFNFFTTRERGEEPPMGLLKELGSAGMITPR
- a CDS encoding DinB family protein encodes the protein MSQPSDLAQGDTPAYTKTMMDYLGDREPFSVFEATPSALRAAAEAVSEDKLRTPEAPGKWSVLNVVQHLAHVELVLGTRFRIVLAEEGSPLAAMDPDRWIANLFPDEFGLEEALTDFANVRAMNLRLLRRVRGDQWARYGIHSQRGNETLSTMVRMYAAHDLYHLYQIERIRRAVDS
- a CDS encoding class I SAM-dependent methyltransferase produces the protein MNTPDAFADLARYYDPLMSHVNYDRWFFTTTALADLVKEPIRHLDAACGTATLVSMLRKTGWDTLGSDLSPAMIQTGKKKDTALPLAVADLRALPYRDSFELITCLFDSLNFLLEEEELGEAFVQLHGALRDGGILYADIITERMVTEHFEGQSWTEDNDGFTSRWSSEYDKKKAIAESYVRINTGNTSVIRERVYDLALVKRLLEKAGFDILGAFDAENWKTPRRKTTRVDLIAVKKGAPGIEKRFAKVAAQVRRLAFGD
- a CDS encoding glutamate-5-semialdehyde dehydrogenase: MAYYAELPTKHALPPNSPSGPAIAGCRMSLEQELNSIGRQARAASNALRSLSRRVKDAALIEIARRLRAEGARLKAENTKDLALGREKGLSSAMLDRLELTDERIEGMAEGLEQVAALPDPVGDVDQQYVHPNGLRMARIRQPIGVVGIIYESRPNVTADAAALCLKSGNACILRGGSEAFFSNTAIAQIFIEGAKSAGVPDHAVQMLGTTDREAVAAMLKLDKYIDVIVPRGGKGLITFIYENSRIPVIAHLDGVCHTYLHEDADEHMAKSIAINAKMQRPGVCNAMETLLVHEAAAPMLLPEIARELASLGCEIRGCDRTRQLIPCKEATDEDWVTEYVDKILSIKIVASLDEAIAHINEYGSHHSDAIITESYEASERFLDEVDSATVYVNASTRFTDGFEFGLGAEIGISTNKLHVRGPMALEGLTTQKYVIRGNGQIRE